The following coding sequences are from one Danio rerio strain Tuebingen ecotype United States chromosome 21, GRCz12tu, whole genome shotgun sequence window:
- the ptpra gene encoding receptor-type tyrosine-protein phosphatase alpha precursor gives MQVSFLQGSMGVCPLLLHVAFVALSTAQTLPHLSGAVQTTKPTPHPPTTPLIIVTNGSPTAAPTSTPSPQLIATKAFNDSEGTAAPEATTAPPVVPPPAVPIPTVVLPVPPTPTAASPSLTTNKTGDHQTTVLAPAGTPTPDPTSTQSSSEPETETPYTPADATTADVNKPEGEEQDDTAIMAVMVALSSLLVIVFIIIILYMLRFKKYKQAGSHSNSFRLTNGRADDTELQSVPLLARSPSTNRKYPPLPVDKLEEEMNRRMADDNKLFREEFNALPVCPIQASCDAASKEENKEKNRYVNILPYDHSRVHLTSLEGVPDSDYINASYINGYQEKNKFIAAQGPKEETVNDYWRMIWEQNTATIVMVTNLKERKECKCAQYWPDQGCWTYGNIRVSVEDTMILVDYTIRKFCIQQVGDVSGKKPQRLVTQFHFTSWPDFGVPFTPIGMLKFLKKVKNCNPQYAGPIMVHCSAGVGRTGTFIVIDAMLDMMGAERKVDVFGFVTRIRAQRCQMVQTDMQYVFIFQALLEHYLYGDTELEVTSLETHMNKLYAPLPGAGCGGLEAEFKKLTSIKIQNDKMRTGNLPANMKKNRVLQIIPYEFNRVIIPVKRGEENTDYINASFIDGYRQKDSYMACQGPLQHTIEDYWRMIWEWRSCSIVMLTELEERGQEKCAQYWPTDGVMVCGDMSIELKREEESESYTVRDLLVTNNRENKSRAVRQFHFHGWPEVGIPSDGKGMINIIAAVQKQQQQSGNHPITVHCSAGAGRTGTFCALSTVLERVKAEGILDVFQTVKSLRLQRPHMVQTLEQYEFCYKVVQEYIDAFSDYANFK, from the exons GGCAGTATGGGTGTGTGTCCCCTGCTCCTGCATGTGGCCTTTGTGGCCCTCAGCACGGCCCAGACTCTCCCTCACCTTTCAG GTGCGGTCCAGACCACCAAACCTACACCCCATCCTCCCACGACACCCCTAATCATAGTCACCAATGGATCCCCAACAGCCGCTCCAACATCCACACCGTCCCCACAACTTATTGCAACAAAAGCCTTCAATGACTCTGAGGGTACTGCGGCCCCAGAGGCTACCACTGCTCCTCCAGTCGTCCCTCCTCCAGCTGTGCCCATCCCTACTGTGGTGCTACCTGTACCGCCAACCCCAACTGCCGCATCCCCGTCTCTCACCACCAACAAAACTGGAGATCACCAGACCACCGTTTTGGCTCCAGCAGGGACGCCAACGCCTGATCCCACATCCACCCAGTCCTCCTCAGAGCCCGAGACGGAGACCCCGTATACCCCAGCTGATGCCACCACTGCTGACGTCAACAAGCCAGAAG GTGAAGAGCAAG ATGACACAGCGATCATGGCAGTGATGGTTGCCTTATCCTCTCTGCTGGTCAttgtcttcatcatcatcatcctttaCATGCTCAG GTTTAAGAAGTACAAGCAGGCAGGGAGCCACTCCAACTCCTTCCGCCTGACCAACGGCAGAGCTGACGACACAG AACTCCAGAGTGTACCGTTATTGGCTCGCTCTCCAAGCACCAACAGGAAGTACCCGCCTCTTCCTGTCGACAAGCTGGAGGAGGAAATGAACCGTCGAATGGCTGACGACAATAAACTCTTCCGGGAAGAATTCAAT GCGCTGCCGGTGTGTCCCATTCAAGCCTCATGTGATGCCGCCTCCAAGGAGGAGAATAAGGAGAAGAACAGATATGTCAACATCTTGCCCT ATGATCATTCTAGAGTTCATTTGACCTCTCTGGAGGGTGTTCCTGACTCAGACTATATCAACGCTTCCTACATAAAT GGATACCAGGAGAAAAACAAATTCATTGCTGCACAAG GACCAAAAGAAGAGACAGTCAATGACTACTGGAGGATGATCTGGGAGCAAAACACTGCCACCATCGTCATGGTCACCAATCTGAAGGAGCGGAAAGAG TGTAAATGTGCTCAATACTGGCCTGACCAGGGATGCTGGACTTACGGAAACATCCGCGTGTCGGTAGAGGACACGATGATCTTGGTTGACTACACCATCCGGAAGTTCTGCATTCAGCAg GTGGGGGATGTTTCCGGTAAGAAGCCTCAGAGGCTGGTCACACAGTTTCATTTCACCAGCTGGCCTGATTTTGGGGTTCCTTTCACTCCGATTGGCATGCTGAAGTTCCTAAAGAAGGTCAAGAACTGCAACCCACAGTATGCTGGACCCATAATGGTTCACTGCAG TGCGGGTGTTGGCAGGACGGGCACCTTTATCGTGATAGACGCAATGCTGGACATGATGGGTGCAGAGAGAAAGGTGGACGTTTTCGGGTTTGTGACGCGGATCAGAGCCCAGCGCTGTCAGATGGTTCAGACCGAT ATGCAGTATGTGTTTATTTTCCAAGCTTTGCTGGAGCACTACCTGTACGGGGACACGGAGCTGGAAGTGACGTCTCTGGAGACTCACATGAATAAACTCTACGCTCCTTTACCTGGAGCTGGCTGTGGAGGCCTGGAGGCAGAGTTTAAG AAACTTACCTCCATTAAAATCCAGAATGACAAGATGAGAACAGGAAACCTGCCTGCCAACATGAAGAAGAATCGTGTTTTGCAAATCATTCCAT ATGAGTTTAACAGAGTGATCATCCCTGTAAAACGTGGAGAGGAGAACACGGATTACATCAACGCCTCTTTTATAGAT GGTTACAGGCAGAAAGACTCATACATGGCGTGTCAGGGGCCGCTCCAGCACACCATCGAGGACTACTGGAGGATGATATGGGAGTGGAGGAGCTGCTCTATCGTTATGCTGACCGAGCTGGAGGAGAGAGGACAG GAGAAGTGTGCTCAGTATTGGCCTACAGATGGTGTGATGGTTTGTGGAGACATGTCCATCGAGCTGAAGAGGGAGGAGGAAAGTGAGAGCTACACTGTTAGGGACCTTCTAGTCACCAATAACAGA GAAAATAAGTCTCGCGCTGTGAGGCAGTTTCATTTCCATGGCTGGCCTGAGGTGGGCATCCCGTCTGATGGGAAGGGCATGATCAACATCATCGCTGCAGTTCAGAAGCAGCAGCAACAGTCTGGAAACCACCCAATCACTGTGCACTGCAG TGCTGGTGCAGGACGCACTGGGACATTCTGTGCTCTCAGCACAGTCCTGGAGCGGGTGAAGGCAGAGGGCATTCTGGACGTTTTCCAGACAGTGAAGAGTCTAAGACTACAGAGACCGCACATGGTGCAGACACTG GAGCAGTACGAGTTCTGCTACAAAGTGGTCCAGGAATACATCGATGCCTTCTCTGACTACGCCAACTTTAAGTAA
- the gnrh2 gene encoding progonadoliberin-2 precursor, whose protein sequence is MVLVCRLLLVMGLMLCLSAQLSSAQHWSHGWYPGGKREIDLYDTSEVSEEVKLCEAGKCSYLRPQGRNILKTILLDALIRDFQKRK, encoded by the exons ATGGTGCTGGTCTGCAGGCTGCTGTTGGTCATGGGGCTGATGCTGTGTCTGAGTGCTCAGTTGAGCAGCGCTCAGCACTGGTCTCACGGCTGGTATCCTGGAGGAAAGAGAGAGATAGACCTCTACGACACCTCAGAG GTTTCAGAGGAAGTGAAGCTCTGCGAGGCAGGAAAATGCAGTTACCTGAGACCGCAGGGAAGAAACATCCTCAAGACAATACTG CTGGATGCCCTCATTCGTGATTTCCAAAAGAGAAAGTGA
- the ptpra gene encoding receptor-type tyrosine-protein phosphatase alpha isoform X1, which yields MQVSFLQGSMGVCPLLLHVAFVALSTAQTLPHLSGAVQTTKPTPHPPTTPLIIVTNGSPTAAPTSTPSPQLIATKAFNDSEGTAAPEATTAPPVVPPPAVPIPTVVLPVPPTPTAASPSLTTNKTGDHQTTVLAPAGTPTPDPTSTQSSSEPETETPYTPADATTADVNKPEDDTAIMAVMVALSSLLVIVFIIIILYMLRFKKYKQAGSHSNSFRLTNGRADDTELQSVPLLARSPSTNRKYPPLPVDKLEEEMNRRMADDNKLFREEFNALPVCPIQASCDAASKEENKEKNRYVNILPYDHSRVHLTSLEGVPDSDYINASYINGYQEKNKFIAAQGPKEETVNDYWRMIWEQNTATIVMVTNLKERKECKCAQYWPDQGCWTYGNIRVSVEDTMILVDYTIRKFCIQQVGDVSGKKPQRLVTQFHFTSWPDFGVPFTPIGMLKFLKKVKNCNPQYAGPIMVHCSAGVGRTGTFIVIDAMLDMMGAERKVDVFGFVTRIRAQRCQMVQTDMQYVFIFQALLEHYLYGDTELEVTSLETHMNKLYAPLPGAGCGGLEAEFKKLTSIKIQNDKMRTGNLPANMKKNRVLQIIPYEFNRVIIPVKRGEENTDYINASFIDGYRQKDSYMACQGPLQHTIEDYWRMIWEWRSCSIVMLTELEERGQEKCAQYWPTDGVMVCGDMSIELKREEESESYTVRDLLVTNNRENKSRAVRQFHFHGWPEVGIPSDGKGMINIIAAVQKQQQQSGNHPITVHCSAGAGRTGTFCALSTVLERVKAEGILDVFQTVKSLRLQRPHMVQTLEQYEFCYKVVQEYIDAFSDYANFK from the exons GGCAGTATGGGTGTGTGTCCCCTGCTCCTGCATGTGGCCTTTGTGGCCCTCAGCACGGCCCAGACTCTCCCTCACCTTTCAG GTGCGGTCCAGACCACCAAACCTACACCCCATCCTCCCACGACACCCCTAATCATAGTCACCAATGGATCCCCAACAGCCGCTCCAACATCCACACCGTCCCCACAACTTATTGCAACAAAAGCCTTCAATGACTCTGAGGGTACTGCGGCCCCAGAGGCTACCACTGCTCCTCCAGTCGTCCCTCCTCCAGCTGTGCCCATCCCTACTGTGGTGCTACCTGTACCGCCAACCCCAACTGCCGCATCCCCGTCTCTCACCACCAACAAAACTGGAGATCACCAGACCACCGTTTTGGCTCCAGCAGGGACGCCAACGCCTGATCCCACATCCACCCAGTCCTCCTCAGAGCCCGAGACGGAGACCCCGTATACCCCAGCTGATGCCACCACTGCTGACGTCAACAAGCCAGAAG ATGACACAGCGATCATGGCAGTGATGGTTGCCTTATCCTCTCTGCTGGTCAttgtcttcatcatcatcatcctttaCATGCTCAG GTTTAAGAAGTACAAGCAGGCAGGGAGCCACTCCAACTCCTTCCGCCTGACCAACGGCAGAGCTGACGACACAG AACTCCAGAGTGTACCGTTATTGGCTCGCTCTCCAAGCACCAACAGGAAGTACCCGCCTCTTCCTGTCGACAAGCTGGAGGAGGAAATGAACCGTCGAATGGCTGACGACAATAAACTCTTCCGGGAAGAATTCAAT GCGCTGCCGGTGTGTCCCATTCAAGCCTCATGTGATGCCGCCTCCAAGGAGGAGAATAAGGAGAAGAACAGATATGTCAACATCTTGCCCT ATGATCATTCTAGAGTTCATTTGACCTCTCTGGAGGGTGTTCCTGACTCAGACTATATCAACGCTTCCTACATAAAT GGATACCAGGAGAAAAACAAATTCATTGCTGCACAAG GACCAAAAGAAGAGACAGTCAATGACTACTGGAGGATGATCTGGGAGCAAAACACTGCCACCATCGTCATGGTCACCAATCTGAAGGAGCGGAAAGAG TGTAAATGTGCTCAATACTGGCCTGACCAGGGATGCTGGACTTACGGAAACATCCGCGTGTCGGTAGAGGACACGATGATCTTGGTTGACTACACCATCCGGAAGTTCTGCATTCAGCAg GTGGGGGATGTTTCCGGTAAGAAGCCTCAGAGGCTGGTCACACAGTTTCATTTCACCAGCTGGCCTGATTTTGGGGTTCCTTTCACTCCGATTGGCATGCTGAAGTTCCTAAAGAAGGTCAAGAACTGCAACCCACAGTATGCTGGACCCATAATGGTTCACTGCAG TGCGGGTGTTGGCAGGACGGGCACCTTTATCGTGATAGACGCAATGCTGGACATGATGGGTGCAGAGAGAAAGGTGGACGTTTTCGGGTTTGTGACGCGGATCAGAGCCCAGCGCTGTCAGATGGTTCAGACCGAT ATGCAGTATGTGTTTATTTTCCAAGCTTTGCTGGAGCACTACCTGTACGGGGACACGGAGCTGGAAGTGACGTCTCTGGAGACTCACATGAATAAACTCTACGCTCCTTTACCTGGAGCTGGCTGTGGAGGCCTGGAGGCAGAGTTTAAG AAACTTACCTCCATTAAAATCCAGAATGACAAGATGAGAACAGGAAACCTGCCTGCCAACATGAAGAAGAATCGTGTTTTGCAAATCATTCCAT ATGAGTTTAACAGAGTGATCATCCCTGTAAAACGTGGAGAGGAGAACACGGATTACATCAACGCCTCTTTTATAGAT GGTTACAGGCAGAAAGACTCATACATGGCGTGTCAGGGGCCGCTCCAGCACACCATCGAGGACTACTGGAGGATGATATGGGAGTGGAGGAGCTGCTCTATCGTTATGCTGACCGAGCTGGAGGAGAGAGGACAG GAGAAGTGTGCTCAGTATTGGCCTACAGATGGTGTGATGGTTTGTGGAGACATGTCCATCGAGCTGAAGAGGGAGGAGGAAAGTGAGAGCTACACTGTTAGGGACCTTCTAGTCACCAATAACAGA GAAAATAAGTCTCGCGCTGTGAGGCAGTTTCATTTCCATGGCTGGCCTGAGGTGGGCATCCCGTCTGATGGGAAGGGCATGATCAACATCATCGCTGCAGTTCAGAAGCAGCAGCAACAGTCTGGAAACCACCCAATCACTGTGCACTGCAG TGCTGGTGCAGGACGCACTGGGACATTCTGTGCTCTCAGCACAGTCCTGGAGCGGGTGAAGGCAGAGGGCATTCTGGACGTTTTCCAGACAGTGAAGAGTCTAAGACTACAGAGACCGCACATGGTGCAGACACTG GAGCAGTACGAGTTCTGCTACAAAGTGGTCCAGGAATACATCGATGCCTTCTCTGACTACGCCAACTTTAAGTAA